A stretch of the Equus quagga isolate Etosha38 chromosome 9, UCLA_HA_Equagga_1.0, whole genome shotgun sequence genome encodes the following:
- the LOC124244435 gene encoding olfactory receptor 14C36-like: VTVPNACAQSLTGKRTISAAACATQFFLVIYCAYVEVMFLTIMAQDRYVAICQPLRYPIIMNHQFCVQMTLASLLSGLVYAGVHTGNTFQLPFCKSNVIHQFFCDIPSLLRLSCSDTFRNELLIFVSSIGICGSCFIFIAISYTRIFSMVLKFPTREQGKAFSTCIPHILVVSVFLSCGFYEYLRPSVNSETTQDMIFSVFYTIVPPFLNPIIYSLRNKQVKKSVRKVILGKRYSGK; encoded by the coding sequence GTTACTGTCCCTAATGCCTGTGCCCAATCTCTCACTGGCAAGAGGACCATTTCTGCGGCTGCATGCGCAACTCAGTTCTTCTTGGTCATTTACTGTGCATATGTGGAGGTGATGTTTCTCACTATAATGGCCCAAGATCGCTATGTGGCAATCTGCCAGCCTCTCCGCTACCCAATTATCATGAACCACCAATTCTGTGTCCAAATGACACTGGCTTCTCTACTCAGTGGTCTTGTCTATGCAGGTGTGCACACTGGCAACACATTCCAGCTGCCTTTCTGTAAGTCCAATGTGATCCACCAGTTCTTCTGTGACATCCCCTCACTGCTGAGGCTCTCCTGCTCTGACACCTTTAGAAATGAactcttaatttttgtttcttccatagGGATATGTGGTAGTTGCTTTATCTTCATTGCTATATCATATACACGCATATTTTCTATGGTGCTCAAGTTTCCAACAAGAGAGCAAGGGAAGGCCTTTTCCACCTGCATCCCTCATATCCTTGTGGtgtctgtcttcctcagttgTGGTTTCTATGAGTACCTAAGGCCTTCAGTAAACTCTGAAACAACTCAGGACAtgattttttctgtattttataccATAGTTCCTCCATTCTTGAATCCTATCATCTACAGTCTTAGAAATAAACAGGTAAAGAAATCTGTAAGAAAAGTCATATTAGGAAAGCGTTattcaggaaaataa